The DNA window TGGAGACATGAATGAGGAAAATCAAAGATGGGCTTGTACCTTTGCTCTAGTTGTTTCATAGTTGCATTGATTTGATTGGTCTTATCCTCTAATCGACCAATTATTTCGTTCTTTTCTTTCATAGCATCTTCAGAAACCTGTGCAATAAAAAAGGTTAAACTGAAGTAGGTATATATCACACTGTTAcctcatggggtttttttcttcaatatctGAAACGGAAAATGTTGAAATGGCTTCAGGTTTTGATTCTTTTTAACCATTCTCATCTAAAAAAATGTACTTGACAGTACTTAAAATTTTGTGCCTAGCAAACTCATAGTTTTGTAATTTGCAGGCGGAGATTTTATTTAATAAGCATATATTTCACATTTTGGTTTCCTTTCCTAGTCAATCATTTTGCAAGTCAACTTCGATTCACTGATCATCTTTTTAAGTAGCCTGTTAGAACCTTAACAATAAAGTACTAAGATGCTTAGTCCTGTAAATCGCTGAGGATCTCCAAGTCCTATCAAGATAACATATGCACCTAGAAATCTTTTAAGAATTTTACCAACGCATTTCACAGTTTTGATTGCTTGCAGAGCTGTTACAACCGCAGCCTGAAGATCGAAATAAAAGGCAGAACATCACCTTTGCTACACAGCTCAACACTATTGACTGGTCCCTGAATGGCAGAGACTGGACACAATTTAAGCAGTTTACTCTGCCCAGGAAGTGGGTCTGAATGTCATGAAGTGAAATTGGTGTTACCCAGAGTCCCCAGAAGTACAGctttacaagaaaaacaaaaccctacaCATCCTGACCTAATGAAGAACCTTCTCTcagaatttttctttccagctctATTTATATTCCTCTCTCTCTGGTCCGGTTTCCTCATATCTGcaactggaaaagcagcatccTTTGTCCATCATCTCAATTATCTCCACTGcatcctatttttttccccctcattctGCCACAGATTGGACTGGTTTCTTGTGCTGTTTTTCATAATTTGTTCCACAAATCAAATTTATGTTCTCCATAATAATTAACTGCTAAACTTCCCTGGTGTTTGGTCATTTGTTAACTGCATATTGGGTCTCTTGAGATCCATAATCTCCCAAAGAAGAATTGTGTGGTGCTCACAGATTTTCCTGATTTGctaacagattaaaaaaacaccaaaacaaacaaaaccaacccacctTGTAATTAGCTTTTTCCATTTAATGCAACCTGGTTTTCCAaatgcctttccttactttgaaAGTTCAGATCTCCACTCTAACTCCTTACTACATACTTATGTTCTCATGGTTGTTTTGTGCAACTCAGGCCAACAAGTGTCATTATCACTAGACACACTATCACCCTCTCTATTCCACATAGCATGTTATTAGGCCACGATCTTACTCTTATGCTCTTTTTCCTCCTATAAACCCACTAATGTTACATAACTGCCTTAAGAACTTCTTTGTGTGAAATCACGCTTGCATCAGTGATGTTCCAAAATGACAAGCTGAcctaagaagtggaaagaaacctAAAATTAAGGAAACAACAGTATTTCACTAAACAAAATGGTAATGCACCTCTCTCCCTCCTGGCAAAGTTGGTTTAACAGCTGATTGTTCCCTTACCTGCAGTTTTTGGTACATTTCCATGTTAATTGCTTTAACTTCATCAAGCTGCTGTCGAAGGCCTATGAGGGCATCCTGCTTCTCGTGGATGTCCTTCTCCAATAACTTCATGGCGAGTTCTATCTCGTGCTTCATACTAACTTGAACCACTAGCTCATTCTCCATATCctacaaaacacaaacacaatgCAACCCggaatatttaaataataatgcaacattttctctctgttttgagAAAGACCAAAGCTAACTCTAACAGAGCTGCTGCACCACCTACTTCACCACTTGAGAAATTCCGCTCCTCTTTAACTCTGTAAATTATCCACTGCATAAACATTACGTTCTCATGTACTTAGAgaccaatggggtttttttaaccttgGGAGAAGACAACTCACATTATAAGAAACACTGCCAGTGTTGCACAGAGTTGCCTAATTATTAATTACAAAAATAGAACTAAAGGATTTCTATTTTCCCAAGATTTAGGACGCATACAAAGCACACAGTATTGCTTAAAACCTACCTAAAAACTACCCAAAGAAAACGTATTTTCTTTACTATGCTTTAGCAACATTGTTAACAGATGTATTGATTgctccataaaaaaaaaaaaaaactttttattacagaaaaaacgCAATTAAAGTTGATTAAAGGTAGCATATAaactcagaaaaagcaaaactataaatatttatatacagaTTCTTCTCAAGCATAATCTTTTCTAGAAGTGCTATATAATCATAGAGAAGCACACTTACTTGTCGAAGTTGTGATTCTTCTCGAAGCTGCCTACGGGCTTCATTATACATTTCATCTAAGCCCTGCCTGGAATGTTTGTATGTCTGAAGTTCTGCTTCAACATCCACTTTAGTTGCCTATAAAGACATAGAGAATCTATCTTTCTTCAGCACAAGTTTAGCAATTAATAGCATAAATTTAACACTTGAGGCGGGGGGGAAGATAAAGCTGCTTAAAAATGCATTCTCCAAGCAGAGTACAAACATGGAAAGAGCTGCTTCTGCTATGTggtcatcagttttagaatgagAATTGAGTAAATCTAGCAAAATGAACATCTTTACTGCAGTACAGTCCTCCCTCAGTAAGTCACTCTACTACACAAATGTTTCAGTACTGTAAAATACAGTTCCCGTAAAATACGTACAGGAAGTTATGTAAGGAGCTACAAATCacaccttaaaaaaaagttcagcaATTGTATCTATGATTGCTCCAAATGACATTCCATATAATGAGACAGATCAGAATAGACACTTTGCCAACTACAACACACGTTTTTTGACAAGTTTTTCAGATAATATCACCTTAAGTGCTCTTAGATATAGCTTACAGTCTaaagaaacaggagaaagggaagaaaaatagaaagaatacaaggaaaaatgctaaaaaatgtGCGTATGTTTATAAAACAATCCAGTGAGCTATAATTATGTGACTATAAAGCTCCCCAGGTTTAACAGGTCCTTTCCCtaataaaatttgttttagaTTTGACCCAGCTACTGCTTAATCTGCGACATAAGAACATTTGTATTACAATGAACCAATGTGACTACGTTAAATGTTAAACGTTTAAGTGCGTTAAATGTGGCAAAACTAACATACCTCTAGATGATgctgtgttttcattaaaataagagTATTTTCACTCCTTAACTGAtgattttcttcctgaagtttAATTATATTGTTTTTGGCTATTGCtaactgaaaagaagaaaaaaaaaaaaagcagcgtGACCACTTTTGTgaatggaaataaagaaaaaacggTTCTGACGAATGCAAGACCAAGACAATCTCTGCTCTATTCTCACAACATACAAAACAGAcgtttaattgtttttaaagaaaacataaagctCCCGGTTTTAGTAATGAGTCACTTTCATGACACAACAGATACTTCATTATTCCATGTCTAGTAAAGAAtagaatgtgttttcttttcactgctTCATAATGACTTAAAGACCCTCAATTCCCTTTCCTCATCctaaattttttcttcctgcttggATTCAAATATATccagttctgttcttttttggACATCTTAATATATCACGTGGAGCGATTTACACAAGAAAACCTCtcccagaagaaaagaaaacatatttataaAAGAGGAAACGTTATAACTGGGCCCTACAGTATATACCTTAATGTCAAAATTATCAGCCAGCTGATCAAAATAGGTAGACAGTTGACCTCAAGGCTTTCAAAGGAATCAGAATACTCTGAGGATTAACTCtcagaacaaaatgttttccctcTATCTGGATACATTAACACCCAGAGCAAGCTAGCTATCCCTTCAACACTTGAATTCAgacatttatttcaattttccacttcattaactatttctcaAGCAGCtcggattaaaaaaaatcatgctctCTCTTGTAAAACTAAAAGAATATCAGAATCTAGACAAGCATCAATGATAACTGGAAATATAGGATATAAATACAAATCCAGAGATAGACAAGTATAGAGGCTGTATATAAGCATATGGTAAATAAGCAAGAAACAACCCTTTGGCTATGGCTGAGGATGGTAAGAGAAACTGCCTGGTGAactattttctgtctctttgtaGCAACTGGTGTGATCCATTATGGACTAGTCATCTGCACAAGATCAGACTTGCTTTAGGAAAggcttctctgctgcttttgtccAAAGTGGGAAATTCCATGTTCTACAGAATTAATTTACCGATGCTGCAGGCTACCTAGGCAAGCTGACTTCAAATCCTTGCAGCTACTGTACACCTCTTCTTCAAGCCAAAATAAAGGTAGCTGAATATATTACACAGAACTTATgtagattaaaataatttgagtaAATTACACATTACTAAAAGACAACAATACCTCTTCAATCAGTTTAGTGTTGGATTTTTCCAGTGAATCAACTCTTGCATGTAGACTGCTAACTGTgctactgaaagagaaaaagaaaaaacattattcaAAATGACATCAAAACTCATTCAACCAAACTCAAAAACTGTAATGCGAGGTACAATGATTAATCGTTGAGGGCTAAAAGGTCTGGTCCTGTTATTTGAGGTTTTCCTAAATACAAGATATTTAGTCTCCTTTGTTAACATTTATATACTTGTTTCCAACTCTCAGCGTCTTGCCTGTCACTTAAACTCCTGGTCAGGTGTGACTCTACAGGTATTCTCCCCTTTATTTTCACAACTATATTGTATCCAAACATTTAATGACTTCTCTTAAAAGACAATTTACAAGATTCTtggtcttttttccccccataaaATGAAATCATTCTCTAGGTTCTCTTCCTCCAAAACCCATTTCTTTTatgaaattatttgcttctCCCCGTTTTTTGAGATCCGCAAGCTACCTCTTTCTTGATGCTTCTTGACTTCATTTATAAGCCTCATCAGaattttattcccttttattactgttttttttaatcatatcAAACTACATCCAGGTCACCTCTGTTACCTGATTGCCTATTTCTGCTGTAAGCACGTTTTTTTAGGTTGCACTatacacacaggaaaaaaataaccaaccaacagcaacaaaccACAACCCTATTTTGTAACACCCTTTACTTTTCCACGTATTATTACTGTGGTGTCCTCAGAAGTTACCAGTTCATTAAGAATGGCAAAGTAGAGGAGATTAATGCATTTTAGGATGTGTGTAAAGGAACAGCTGACCTGAAATAAGAGAGTTGTTGAATCACTGGTTTGCAAGTAATTCCATGCATAAACTAGCGTACAAGAACATACTCAATACCATAGGGTCTCACTTGAATAATGACACATGTTCCTTTCTCCTCCATAACTTACTTTCATTTTGCTCATATTTGATGCACTCAAGTTATTCTGTCCCATTGAAGGTTTCTGCTCAGTGACTGACACAATTTTTAATCAGAATATCTTTACCCCAACAGTGGCCATACAGTAACTAGCGATCAAGATTACCAGCATTACAAATTTAAACGTATGATTACATTTCAAAAATGGATCAAGATGCTAAGATATGTCACAGATTCTATGGAAGTGctttgtgggtttgttgtttggttttggtttggttttttttgtgtgttttgttcagtttggtttttgttttttcttttgtagctCCTCGCACTATTCAATTCTACACGATACTCCTCAGAGTTCCTCTGTTTGTACAGTAACAGACATAGTGGTAAAGCAGGTTTGCTCTATTCAGCAAAGGGGGAAAGGCTGCTTTCCTGAAAACTGTTTCTAAAGGAACCAAAACCTACATCATGTAAGTAGTTTTCTGCAAGAAATCAACTTATACAGTTTTGGTCTTAGACATTAAAGCTACAAACTAAAATATTATGAAAGGCCAAGGAACAAAAGCATGTGGTTTCACTCAGTTAACTCAGTATCACTTTCTGAAAACTGTTAAATAGGACGCAGTTAAAATCCAGATCAAGCTTTTCATTCCTGTGAAGTTCTGAATCGTGAGGACCCTGATTAGTTTTGGCCAgctgttttttgttgctttgaagAACAAAGGTTCTAAGTgtcaaaaacaaaagcacaaaaacaaGACTTCCTGAGTCTCTGCAGAAGAGCGTATCCTTTCCAGCTTCACTACACCTGCAGCCTAAACTTGAAGAATTTGCACCCCTTTCTCTGAAGGTGTCTCACAAAGCTGTGGTACAAAAGGAATTACAGATGTTTTATTATGTCTGTAAGTTTGGCCCAACATGTGTACTTCAAAGGAATACTTACTTGAGTTGCCTGTTCAGTTCTTCAACATAATTCTTTTGGTCCAAAATGGCAGCAATCTGTCCATCTCTAAAGCAAGCACATAACAAAATAAGCTTTAACAAAATGACATAGTGAACTACATACTGAAAATATATGTATCTATCATATGCAAATATCCATCATAGTTGTGcttcttaaaaagaaaggaagcaacTTCATCCCACAATCACAAAGTCAATAACTTACATGTTGTGACATCAGTGAGAGACaaaaaaacagtttctaaagaaaaaggaTGGTTTTTTTACTCTGCTGTAACTCTAGTTCTGCGAAATACTGACTAAATGCCCAGCTGAGGGCTTAAAGATTGACAGGTTCTTCTTCACCGCTGCCTTGTAGTCCTCCAAGACTGTCCACCAGACAAAGGACACAGGTGATGCTGCTGAGGCTTGATCTGGACTGAAAACATTCTTTCAGTCATACAAAACAATGTAGCGTGCCATTTTTATCCAGATGGTGAGGTAAGATTTCATATTTAGGGAACGTGACTTATTTCTACACAGAACATGGCGCcagtaaagaaattatttgttaaCATGCAAAATCTGAGGAATTTGGTGAGGATGTACCTTTCCTTACCCCCAATTTCATCATCACTCTTTAAATACATAGAGAAATCGATCACCCCAACCTAGGGAAAAGCAAATGCACAGTTTAATATCATACAAATAACGGTCTTGTATCTACATAAGTACTAAAACCTCAGTTAAATCAGCTTAAGATGGGTCAAGTTTCAGCCAGAAGGCCAAAAAACTGACccataatattttaaacaagatttttttttgttaagtgtAGTCTCACATATTTGTTACAAATTATGTTACCTTTGAACAAAATTAACAACGTGCTACGTACAAAATCTCAAAGAAAAGATGACTTGTTATCTCTGACTGAGTTTAGCCAAGAACTTAGAGGAAGAATTTCATTTGGGGAATCATCCGATACTCAAACCTACTCAAACCTACCACTGACTGAGCAGACTTGTGATAATTAGTCCGTAGTGTTTCATGTTATTTCCTACCACAGTACATCTTCCAAAATTACGTTTTCCCCCGTGATTAGTTTTTCAATATATCTTGCCAAATAATACAACTTCTCCACACTTGCTGATTCCCACGTGTGCCTACTCAATTGTACTAATTTCTTTAAACCTTTCTAAATCTGAAGCTAACTAATGTATTTTCTATTCAATTGTCATTTAATCGTATGTACTATAAATGACATCACCATGAGTTCTGCTTCCAACTTTATTCATGAACCTCTAACAAAAGTATTTAACCACGTCTGCTTTACCAAAACCCCTCCTTTTTAGGTCTCTAGCAGCCTTTTCACAAAAGTATTTCAATTTATCTGATCTACCGCTTCCTTCCTCCCTATGACAGTCTTCTAACAGTTCCTTCCACATCTTTTTCGAAAATGTATCTTCTACaaagctttttgaaaaacatattttgcttGTTAAAGCAAAATACCATCTCTATAAAAGGTAAAATGTTATCTCTGCACAAGTTACTCTGTTTTAATTCTCCTTGTGCGCGCACACATTTCACTGTTGAACAGCATCCTTCTAACATACCAAAACTTTGCTCCTGGATGTGACTTCCATCATCCTTCACAGGTTTCTCTTTCTGCTCAACACAACTTGCTGCTTCTGTCTTATCTAAGAAGAAGCCTTATTTACACTACTCTTCATAAACAGAATTGTTCTCAAAATCTTATCAGATTGatgcaaaaggaattgcagtttttgcattgttgaaatttatCGGaaacattcttaaataaatgtggttatgttatacataattttaatgcacttttctcGCTTTAtgttttttgctactgacttattacttgctgtttattttatatttattttagactacagaaattatgttagacaaaaagcaaacttGAGCGATTTTCTTATTGAAGTTAAAAACGAGTTGTAAAGCAGCGGAGACAACTCGCAACATCAACAac is part of the Columba livia isolate bColLiv1 breed racing homer chromosome 6, bColLiv1.pat.W.v2, whole genome shotgun sequence genome and encodes:
- the RUFY2 gene encoding RUN and FYVE domain-containing protein 2 isoform X6, whose amino-acid sequence is MAVKDPTAVERANLLNMAKLSIKGLIESALSFGRTLDSDYPPLQQFFVVMEHCLKHGLKVRKSFLSYNKTIWGPLELVEKLYPEAEEIAASVRDLPGLKTPLGRARAWLRLALMQKKMADYLRCLIIQRDLLSEFYEYHALMMEEEGAVIVGLLVGLNVIDANLCVKGEDLDSQVGVIDFSMYLKSDDEIGGKERDGQIAAILDQKNYVEELNRQLNSTVSSLHARVDSLEKSNTKLIEELAIAKNNIIKLQEENHQLRSENTLILMKTQHHLEATKVDVEAELQTYKHSRQGLDEMYNEARRQLREESQLRQDMENELVVQVSMKHEIELAMKLLEKDIHEKQDALIGLRQQLDEVKAINMEMYQKLQVSEDAMKEKNEIIGRLEDKTNQINATMKQLEQSDKDLLTQTRTIAMSFFKCTSNEAQHQYKLVKDISF